The Lolium rigidum isolate FL_2022 chromosome 2, APGP_CSIRO_Lrig_0.1, whole genome shotgun sequence genomic interval AGAGAAGACTACGAGTAAATCTCCAGTAGTTTGCAGTGGCTGCAATTGTTGTTGTTCAGGCTCAGGCTCAGGTTCCTGTTCAGGCTCTACGGGCTCTTCTTTCTGCTCTTCCACCAGCTTTTCGGGTTCCTTTGGAGCTTCTTCTTCATTGTAGGTTAGCAGCTTCCTCTCCCCACTCTCCTGCATTGGCAACAGGAATATTTACCAGCCAGAATATGGCAAGAGAACCGCTGTGGCACTAGCACTTCTCTGTAAAACAGGACTGCACTCACAATACTCTTGACTGAGGGACGTGGCGCTTCTCTGATgtactcctccattgttgcaagAAATGATGGGGGTGGCTGTAGAGCATTGCACGATGGAAAGCACATTAAAACACCATGATCATGAGATGCAACAGTCAGTTTGTTTACCCTTCCACCGTCGCATGATCAAGATGACCAGAGGTGCAGCAGGCTATTGTGGAACAGACCTGTCTGAGGGTAGGAAACTGGAACGCCCTGGCAAGCTCAAGATCTTTGCAGAAGTCGTAAAAATCGGCAAGATTTTCTGCCTGTGGATTAAATAAGCTGCTAAGCTTGAGCTCAAAGCAGTACCAGGGTACACAAAAGGTAAAAAGATGTTGACAAACCTGCATGCCGGCTCTTTTATAGATAGCAAGAGCCTTGATAGCATCATACTTTGGCATGTCAAAGAACTGCATCAGATCAAAGGGATCCAGAAATCCATGGTTAGCACTATTTGCAATGTTAAGTCAAGTATTAGAATGCCATGAAAAGGTCACTTTACCATATCAACAAGATTGATGATTCCATCATTGATTGCACAGTATATCTTGAAACTCTCCTTCAAAGCCTAACACACGCAAAACACCACCATAACATATATAACACCAAATAGTTCTTGGATAATGAAAACAATCGTCTGTAAAAAAAAAAGGTTTGCAGGTTACCAAGGCTAATGCATACTGAATAAGGTAATTTGAGCACGCTGCACCTTCAGGCTGCAATGGTGAAAATATGAATTCAGCTAGTAAATAATCCATAAAAATTATAGGATCTAAGTAGCAGAACATGGGAGTTCCAAACCTGGCAGCCCATAAGCCTGAAAAGCAGCTGCTGCAATGCAGGCAAATGCTCCATAAGATCAAGGCAAGGCAGTGTCCGGGTTCTACTATGTGCCTGCATTTGTGAGGTGGATAATATTTTAATCAGTCGGCGCAATGCAAGGAAACAAAATTAGCCATGGCATTGCCGGAAAAGACCTAATTCCCACCTTGGTAGAACACTGGGAAGATTTCGTGAGACGCTCCGTTTCGATGTCGTATTTCAGAACCCTAAAGCACTCGAGCCGTTCCTCCAGGAAAAGCGCGTAGGTGCGAACCCATGCAGAGCAATCCCAAGCTGCCAAAGATGACACAAAATCTTTTTACGTGTCCTTGGAAAAACAAATTGTTGAGTAGGATGCAAGGAACCAAACCCAATGGGCTCGAGTCATCCTTGAAGTTCGCCATGTGCAAGATGTTTCCTCTGTATGAGTAGGCCATGAACTCCTCTTTGAACGTAGGATCGCCTTCTCGCAGAAGCCTGTGTATCACTATCAATGTCTTCAAAGCGACCTAACATGAGATGCCATGAACCGATGCAGTTACTGAAAAGAAGGCTGGAAATGGCATTCTTCTAGACATGAGAATGGGAGATAAAGGAATCGACAGGAGGCCAAGAGGAAGAGCACCCACTGTCCAATTCTTGGTCTTGGACAGCCTCCTCGACAAGGTGTATATGCAGTACGCGACGTCGGCTCGAGGGCGGTTCACCGAGGTTGCGTAGAATATTTCTGCATGGTAAGGCGAAATTACAAGATTACAGAAAATGAAACTGATGACCTTTTTCTTCCTTAGCTAGGCGATGGAGAGGAAACGGATTGCTGACTTCTGACGTGCCGTTCCTTGGGAGGGCATTCTACGTGGTTGGTCGCCTTCACAATCGCAATATCCAAATCCTGCCATTCCCAAAAATGATCATCCGCGAGCTAGTTTAGCCACAAATTCATCCATCCAAAATTGCGATTTGGGAGCTAATCACGCAAGAACAGGGAACCATCGCCATCTCCGGCGCATGCGTGCATTCACCTTGAAGTCGCTGTTGACCTTGGCGAGGCCGACCCTGGTGGAGTCCTTGAGGGCGCCGTAGGCCTTGCGCCACGACCCCATCAGGCTCCCCCTGATCACCCCGGCCCGCGCCTCGCTGCCTCTCTCTGTGCTCAATCGCCGGACGATGGCAATGGCCACCTACCCTAGCTGGCGGGCGCTGCTCGACCCCCTCGCGCTAATTTTAGCAAGCTAGCTCCATCGGTGGCGGTGCGGGAGCTAGCCCGCTGGCGTCCGTTCGTCCCTACGGCCACGTGGTTGCGAACTTGAGCACCATGGCAGGGAAGGAGAGGGGGAACTGTGGGTGGTGTTCGCAATTTCGCATGTGCACAGTTACCGCGAAGCTCTGCCCAGGGAGGACGACAAGGATGAATGAAGAAGCGCGCTctctttgaacatttttttttggaaaagttcCACTGATATAGATAATTATTTATAAATGgttataaaaattacaaataaatcCTTAGACCCCCTAGCAAGACTGTTGATACTGGCGCGAGCAGAAAGCGCGTCGCCATCCTCGCCCGTAGTAGATAAACAAGAAGCCATCGTGCCAAGGCCCTATAATACCACCACACAAGAGCAAAAACAATTGCTAAAGATGAGTGTAATATATTGGAATTGGAAGAACCTGGCAATAAACCttcttgtaatttttattactttttgatCATTTGTACTACTATGGATGACTATTAATAGATTGGTggatttttttatataaaaaaggAAAACCGACTAGATCACGGGAATCCGTGGGACACAACTTCATGCGCATTCCACAAACACTAGACGTATAGCACGAGGATAGGATGAGGATGATCTTATTCTGATTTCAAGATGTAGTTTTCACATCAACATCTCGGAGAAGACACTGAAAAACGAACTAAACAAATAAGGGGACTCCGCATCAGCAAGGGGCCGTGGTTCGCCACGCCTCCAAGGCATCAAGGCCACCGGAGGCAGAGCGTACCGATAGAATCACCGGCAAAGATGACATAACCCTAGATGAGTTTTTATGATCGCATGTCTCTCTCCTTGCCCTATTTGACCACCTTCTTTTTGACAATCAACACATGATATTTATAGGAGTGAATAGTACACGGTAAACATGTGGTGTCTTTAAAAATTACAAAATAAATTCCAAAAGAGAAAATCATCGAGATCTTTAAACTATTTCTTCTTTCATGACACAATCTTGTATTATTCTGAAGTCAGTCGTAAAAAAAGACATACATACCAAATCACATACCTATAAATACCAAC includes:
- the LOC124686571 gene encoding putative clathrin assembly protein At5g57200, coding for MGSWRKAYGALKDSTRVGLAKVNSDFKDLDIAIVKATNHVECPPKERHVRKIFYATSVNRPRADVAYCIYTLSRRLSKTKNWTVALKTLIVIHRLLREGDPTFKEEFMAYSYRGNILHMANFKDDSSPLAWDCSAWVRTYALFLEERLECFRVLKYDIETERLTKSSQCSTKAHSRTRTLPCLDLMEHLPALQQLLFRLMGCQPEGAACSNYLIQYALALALKESFKIYCAINDGIINLVDMFFDMPKYDAIKALAIYKRAGMQAENLADFYDFCKDLELARAFQFPTLRQPPPSFLATMEEYIREAPRPSVKSIESGERKLLTYNEEEAPKEPEKLVEEQKEEPVEPEQEPEPEPEQQQLQPLQTTGDLLINLDEEVNPLVMDLEEHNALALAIVAPGDQNNAPTCLDLFSGSTSGWELALVTAPSNLTSQPIETKLAGGFDKLLLDSLYEDEARRQQIASMTYHGSSGQANPFETNDPFAMSNSFTPPSNVQLAMVTQQQHYFQAQQHQQQYYQPQLQEQYFQAQYHQHQYFQAQQHQHQYFQQQPMSSAHSSGAYNPFGDPFSDLVTLASPKQGNSSLL